The following are from one region of the Acidobacteriota bacterium genome:
- a CDS encoding uracil-DNA glycosylase, with product MHTPQWLKILNTEVVACRLCPRLVTYREKIAQEKRRAYRDCEYWGKPVPGFGDPNARVLIMGLAPGAHGSNRTGRPFTGDSSGNFMYPILYETGFANQATAVDRNDGLVLTDLYITAAGRCAPPDNKPLPQEFANCAPFLDRELDGLEGLKVIVALGKIGFDAYLNFLKRRDIISTKSQYVFRHGARYKMPSGKILLASYHPSNQNTNTGKLTRQMFFAIFKEARRLADSAG from the coding sequence TGAACACCGAGGTCGTAGCGTGCAGGCTCTGTCCGCGCCTCGTGACCTATCGCGAGAAGATCGCGCAGGAGAAGCGCCGCGCCTACCGTGATTGCGAATACTGGGGAAAGCCGGTGCCTGGCTTTGGAGATCCGAACGCCCGCGTTCTGATTATGGGACTTGCTCCCGGCGCGCATGGTTCCAACCGTACAGGGCGACCCTTTACGGGGGATTCTTCCGGAAATTTCATGTATCCGATTTTGTATGAGACTGGATTTGCGAATCAGGCGACCGCTGTCGATCGGAACGATGGGCTGGTGTTGACCGATCTATACATCACCGCCGCCGGGCGGTGCGCTCCGCCCGATAACAAGCCTTTGCCGCAAGAATTTGCCAACTGCGCGCCATTTCTCGATCGCGAGTTGGATGGATTGGAGGGTCTGAAGGTCATCGTGGCATTGGGGAAAATCGGCTTCGATGCCTACCTGAACTTTTTGAAACGCCGAGACATTATTTCCACAAAGTCGCAGTATGTGTTTCGACACGGCGCTCGCTACAAGATGCCCAGTGGCAAGATTCTGCTGGCGTCGTATCATCCTTCAAATCAGAACACCAACACCGGCAAACTTACCCGGCAGATGTTCTTCGCGATATTCAAAGAAGCCCGCCGGTTGGCGGACAGTGCAGGGTAA
- a CDS encoding RNA polymerase sigma factor, with protein sequence MTAIATTASEVPTLTHEAEDRLEATVRTHSRMVYQIAYSVLRDSADAEDAAQETFLRVLRYRKKFERVEDPKAWLARIAWRVAVEKRKRTLRASANTQDVANEIRSERAGAEQVLLGEERSAMLDQMIASLPEELRDPLVLSALEEISAREVAGMLGISEAAVRSRAFRARQILKDKLMGLISSRT encoded by the coding sequence GTGACGGCAATCGCCACAACGGCAAGCGAGGTCCCGACCCTGACGCACGAGGCTGAGGATCGACTGGAAGCCACCGTCCGGACACATTCCCGGATGGTTTACCAGATCGCCTACTCCGTCTTACGGGATTCGGCGGATGCCGAAGACGCGGCCCAGGAAACGTTCCTACGCGTGCTCCGTTACCGGAAGAAGTTCGAGCGCGTTGAGGACCCGAAGGCGTGGTTAGCGCGGATTGCGTGGCGCGTAGCAGTAGAAAAGCGAAAGAGGACTCTGCGCGCAAGTGCGAACACGCAGGATGTCGCGAACGAAATACGATCCGAGCGCGCTGGCGCCGAGCAAGTTCTGTTAGGCGAGGAACGCAGTGCCATGTTGGACCAGATGATTGCGTCCTTGCCGGAAGAATTGCGCGATCCGCTGGTCCTCTCGGCGCTGGAGGAGATTTCGGCGAGAGAAGTCGCCGGGATGCTGGGGATCAGCGAAGCCGCTGTCCGATCGCGAGCCTTTCGTGCGCGGCAGATTTTGAAGGACAAGCTGATGGGCCTGATCAGCTCGAGGACATGA
- a CDS encoding transporter, translated as MRGAFLSFVVAISFTLFCHQPTFAQKETPPIQDNSFLVEEAYNQEKSVVQHINTFTYLADSHDWSYTFTQEWPVGGQRNQFSYTLSSVRPGAFSSQGPGFGDAILNYRYQVLGNGQTRVAFAPRLSMILPSGDSDLGHGYGGAGVQTNLPLSVVLLPKLVSHWNAGTTYVPHARNSAGDRASVWSYNAGQSMIWLAHPRFNVMLETYFLNAQAVAGPGKTEWSKVLLLNPGIRWSYNFSNGLQIVPGLAFPIGVGPSGGEKGVFVYLSFEHPFQKIKD; from the coding sequence ATGCGCGGTGCCTTCCTATCGTTCGTGGTTGCGATTTCCTTTACGCTTTTTTGCCATCAGCCGACCTTTGCCCAGAAGGAAACCCCTCCCATCCAGGACAATAGCTTCCTGGTCGAGGAGGCCTATAACCAGGAAAAGAGCGTAGTCCAGCACATCAATACGTTCACCTATTTGGCCGACAGCCACGACTGGTCCTATACCTTCACGCAGGAGTGGCCGGTAGGCGGGCAGCGGAATCAGTTCAGCTACACGCTGTCCTCGGTGCGGCCGGGAGCGTTCTCATCGCAGGGACCAGGATTCGGAGACGCCATTCTCAACTACCGCTACCAGGTCTTGGGCAATGGTCAGACTCGCGTTGCCTTCGCTCCCCGGCTGTCCATGATTCTGCCGTCTGGCGATTCCGATCTAGGGCACGGATATGGCGGGGCAGGTGTGCAGACCAATCTCCCGTTGAGTGTCGTACTGCTTCCAAAACTCGTGAGCCATTGGAATGCCGGCACAACCTACGTTCCGCACGCCCGCAACAGTGCCGGAGATCGCGCTTCTGTCTGGAGCTACAACGCCGGGCAAAGCATGATCTGGCTGGCTCACCCGCGCTTCAACGTCATGCTGGAGACCTATTTCCTGAATGCCCAAGCCGTCGCTGGTCCGGGCAAGACCGAGTGGTCAAAAGTGCTTCTGCTCAATCCGGGGATTCGATGGTCGTACAACTTTTCGAACGGACTGCAAATTGTCCCAGGCCTGGCATTTCCGATTGGGGTGGGGCCGAGCGGAGGCGAAAAGGGAGTGTTCGTTTACCTGAGCTTTGAACATCCTTTTCAGAAAATCAAAGACTGA
- a CDS encoding UDP-N-acetylmuramate dehydrogenase gives MTIQENVPLAPLTTLQVGGPARYFVEATCERDVYEAVEFAKTKALPLFVLGGGSNLVVADSGWPGIVLKISICGMGIGAGVGAGTFIVGAGVSWDHLVAEAVSQNCAEIECLSGIPGTVGGTPVQNVGAYGQEVSDTIESVSAFDTTKNYAVTLTAKACGFRYRSSIFNTTERGRYIILSVTYRLTRGGGPRLKYADLQKHFTGSTGSPSLAQVRDAVLEIRESKGMVIVPGDADSRSAGSFFKNPVLNKQQFSDLTARAQSKGLTIPSYPALDAQHKISAAWLVEHSGFTRGFRLGAAGISGKHALALINTGNARAADIQQLKEKVQSGVHKTWGINLEPEPVFLGF, from the coding sequence ATCACGATTCAGGAAAACGTTCCGCTCGCGCCTCTGACCACCCTGCAAGTTGGTGGACCAGCGCGCTATTTCGTGGAAGCAACCTGCGAGCGCGACGTTTACGAAGCAGTGGAATTCGCCAAGACGAAGGCGTTACCCCTGTTTGTACTGGGTGGCGGAAGCAATCTCGTGGTCGCCGATTCCGGTTGGCCCGGTATCGTACTGAAGATTTCGATTTGCGGAATGGGTATTGGAGCGGGCGTCGGTGCCGGTACATTTATTGTGGGCGCGGGAGTGAGTTGGGACCATCTGGTCGCCGAAGCCGTCTCTCAGAATTGCGCCGAGATCGAGTGCCTGAGCGGAATTCCCGGCACCGTCGGCGGCACACCGGTGCAGAACGTCGGCGCATACGGACAGGAAGTTTCGGACACCATCGAATCCGTCAGCGCGTTCGACACGACCAAGAATTACGCCGTAACTCTGACGGCGAAAGCCTGCGGCTTTCGCTATCGCAGCAGCATCTTCAACACAACCGAGCGCGGACGATACATCATCCTGAGCGTCACCTACCGCCTCACTCGCGGAGGCGGCCCCCGTCTGAAATACGCCGACCTGCAAAAGCACTTTACGGGGTCGACCGGTTCTCCCTCTCTCGCCCAGGTACGGGATGCAGTCCTCGAGATTCGCGAAAGCAAAGGCATGGTGATTGTCCCCGGCGACGCGGACAGCCGCAGTGCCGGATCCTTCTTCAAGAATCCCGTGCTGAACAAACAGCAGTTCAGTGATTTAACTGCACGAGCGCAAAGCAAAGGATTAACAATTCCCAGCTATCCGGCGCTCGACGCGCAGCACAAAATTTCCGCGGCGTGGCTGGTGGAGCATTCCGGTTTCACCAGGGGATTCAGGCTGGGCGCGGCGGGAATTTCAGGCAAGCACGCGCTCGCTCTCATCAACACCGGCAACGCCCGCGCCGCCGACATCCAGCAACTGAAAGAAAAGGTTCAGAGCGGAGTTCATAAAACATGGGGGATCAATCTGGAACCGGAGCCGGTGTTCCTGGGTTTCTAG
- a CDS encoding BrxA/BrxB family bacilliredoxin, translating into MYPEIMVVPMREELTRLGVQELRTAAEVDQVLPQPGTTMVVVNSICGCAAGRMRPAVRMALQNAAKPAKMFTVFAGQDLEATERARSYFTGYPPSSPSIGILQDGKLVYLMQRREIESRDAQAIAADLKSAFDQHCAATATN; encoded by the coding sequence ATGTATCCAGAAATCATGGTCGTACCGATGCGCGAAGAACTGACGCGTCTCGGAGTGCAAGAGCTTCGTACCGCCGCTGAGGTCGACCAGGTCCTGCCGCAACCAGGCACGACCATGGTGGTGGTCAACTCGATTTGTGGTTGTGCAGCCGGACGGATGCGTCCTGCAGTTCGCATGGCGCTTCAGAATGCCGCCAAGCCTGCGAAGATGTTCACTGTTTTTGCCGGGCAGGACCTGGAAGCGACGGAACGTGCGCGCTCCTATTTCACCGGGTATCCACCGTCGTCGCCGTCGATCGGAATTCTGCAGGACGGCAAGCTCGTCTACCTGATGCAGCGTAGAGAAATCGAATCGCGCGACGCGCAAGCCATTGCCGCCGACCTGAAATCCGCTTTCGATCAGCACTGCGCGGCCACAGCGACCAACTAA